The proteins below are encoded in one region of Podarcis raffonei isolate rPodRaf1 chromosome 8, rPodRaf1.pri, whole genome shotgun sequence:
- the PROSER3 gene encoding proline and serine-rich protein 3 codes for MDSSMAVFSTLGSPFLEQSCSRSHYHPSQAHPLRQEQRYTALSPSRLRHKNCPTSPKKAETQSPPTPGLLPGSSYQEVKPPESDSTSPFNESWPSTERSSFSLTPEGAKGLPSEQITGTKALASPKPPESISDNDSVIARYMERFRYGQPTSRRERWAPNGHSTQFWWLGHSFPPECNISKMETSPTSDSSQSEVRQSLFSPALDQSPSGDSQDSSTLDPETVKLQERAARLLHRSTSPLSSSRHASSTPMSTITNADTDMTGCAPHHLGLGELQGSLNAFPYYITQRSQPCSSSKPEDDILFQWRLRRKMEEASQAVAVMPPLAWRSPHIQPTHASSLVERAAQKPSEPASWKSEGGRVQPTSENQLHVKSTPRDYHPCCPTDSVKNGPCSTQLIEATPFSSGIVLDGSSEPKGEQGVKEVTLQEDPIPAYQDSPPLPRPAGTSKLLGQSTLHQDQQAARPVERVHTEPRGNQKAFRTEQGQAKPVRDFRGPPVSRTKDSIQHVLGEVIAERLFSPPDSPGPHRDKPKRNSKSRSLDEARPRAVSAPSHPQLLNMAAQLLEQAEDSDGTEFEDDPLLQVLRGQRELLRSQLRAVDVRVAQLEGYHSDQDLSHR; via the exons ATGGATTCCAG TATGGCTGTTTTCTCCACTCTGGGAAGCCCCTTTTTGGAGCAATCTTGTTCGCGGAGCCATTACCACCCTTCCCAGGCACACCCACTGAGGCAGGAGCAGCGATATACG GCTCTGAGCCCGTCTCGTTTACGACACAAGAATTGCCCCACCTCTCCCAAGAAGGCAGAAACGCAGAGTCCTCCAACCCCAGGTTTGCTTCCTGGGTCCAGCTACCAGGAGGTGAAACCCCCAGAGTCCGACTCCACAAGCCCCTTCAATGAATCATGGCCCTCGACTGAGCGCAGTTCTTTCTCTCTGACTCCCGAGGGAGCAAAGGGCCTTCCCTCAGAGCAGATAACAGGGACCAAGGCACTGGCTTCGCCAAAGCCCCCAGAATCTATTTCAGACAACGATTCAGTTATTGCCAG GTATATGGAGCGATTTCGTTATGGGCAGCCCACAAGCCGCAGGGAGCGCTGGGCACCAAATGGTCACTCTACACAGTTCTGGTGGCTTGGCCACTCATTTCCCCCTGAATGCAACATCTCCAAGATGGAAACATCGCCAACTTCAG ACAGTAGCCAGAGTGAAGTGAGGCAGTCTCTTTTCAGTCCTGCTCTGGACCAGTCTCCCTCG GGGGACTCACAGGATTCTTCCACGCTGGACCCTGAGACTGTTAAGCTGCAGGAGAGAGCAGCCAGGCTGTTACACAGAAG CACATCCCCGTTGAGCAGCTCCAGGCATGCAAGCTCTACCCCCATGTCCACCATCACAAATGCCGACACAGACATGACTGGTTGTGCTCCACATCACCTTGGCCTTGGTGAGCTGCAAG GTAGTCTGAATGCTTTCCCTTACTATATCACTCAAAGATCTCAGCCATGTTCTTCTTCAAAACCAGAGGATGATATCCTTTTCCAGTGGCGACTGCGGCGAAAGATGGAGGAAGCGAGCCAGGCTGTTGCTGTGATGCCCCCTCTAGCTTGGAGGAGTCCACATATCCAGCCAACCCATGCTTCTAGCCTG GTAGAAAGAGCGGCTCAGAAGCCATCAGAACCTGCAAGTTGGAAGAGTGAAGGTGGAAGAGTGCAGCCAACATCGGAAAACCAGCTGCATGTGAAATCCACCCCCCGTGATTATCATCCCTGCTGCCCCACAGACTCTGTGAAAAATGGACCATGCTCCACGCAGCTCATAGAAGCCACTCCATTCAGCAGTGGGATTGTACTGGATGGAAGTTCAGAACCAAAGGGAGAGCAAGGAGTGAAGGAAGTAACTCTGCAAGAGGATCCTATCCCTGCATACCAAGACTCCCCTCCCCTACCAAGGCctgcaggaaccagcaagcttTTGGGCCAGAGCACTTTGCATCAGGATCAACAGGCAGCCCGCCCTGTAGAGAGAGTGCACACTGAGCCCAGAGGGAACCAGAAGGCATTCAGAACCGAGCAGGGCCAAGCCAAACCAGTCAGAGACTTCCGAGGGCCACCAGTCAGTCGTACAAAAGATTCTATTCAACACGTCTTGGGAGAG GTGATTGCCGAacgacttttctccccacctgaTTCTCCAGGTCCTCATAGGGAcaaaccaaagaggaattcaaagagTCGAAGCCTGGACGAAGCTCGGCCAAGAGCTGTTTCTGCTCCCTCACATCCCCAGCTCCTGAACATGGCTGCTCAGCTGCTGGAGCAGGCTGAAG ACTCGGATGGCACAGAGTTTGAGGACGACCCCCTGTTACAGGTGCTAAGGGGCCAGAGGGAGTTGCTGCGCAGCCAGCTGAG AGCTGTGGATGTCCGCGTAGCTCAGCTTGAAGGCTACCATTCTGATCAAGACTTATCCCATCGATGA